In a genomic window of Phyllostomus discolor isolate MPI-MPIP mPhyDis1 chromosome 5, mPhyDis1.pri.v3, whole genome shotgun sequence:
- the ELOVL3 gene encoding elongation of very long chain fatty acids protein 3 isoform X1 translates to MSLNRTLLGLLRSSLGPGSILSRPKVRCILGPPQPFARLAKLLTLTSAERNRHSHECFRGNRGATPALQLRDVTGHKALFGGVLNYMKAREGFNLQGPLILWSFCLAIFSILGTVRMWGYMWALVLRESLKQTVCFTTFLDNSVVRFWSCLFVLSKIIELGDTAFIILRKRPLIFVHWFHHSTVLVFSSFGYKNKVAAGGWFMTMNYGVHSLMYTYYTLKAAKVKFPGWLPRLITSLQLLQMLMGSIVVILAYTWSPEHGCHVTTDQFFWSITLYVAYFILFVRVFYQTYVMPKVKAKTKSE, encoded by the exons ATGTCCCTGAATCGTACGCTCCTGGGCTTGTTGCGGAGTTCCTTGGGTCCTGGGTCCATTCTGTCCCGTCCCAAGGTTCGCTGCATCCTGGGTCCCCCCCAACCTTTCGCCCGGCTCGCCAAGCTCCTGACCTTAACGTCTGCAGAACGAAATAGGCACAGTCATGAATGTTTCAGAGGAAATAGAGGAGCTACTCCAGCCCTACAACTTCGAGATGTTACAGGACATAAGGCCCTTTTTGGAGGCGTACTG AACTACATGAAGGCACGGGAGGGCTTCAACCTACAGGGGCCTCTCATCCTTTGGTCCTTTTGCCTTGCGATCTTCAG TATCCTGGGGACAGTGAGGATGTGGGGCTATATGTGGGCCTTGGTACTTAGGGAGAGCCTAAAGCAAACTGTGTGCTTCACCACCTTTCTCGACAATTCCGTAGTCAGATTCTGGTCCTGCCTCTTTGTTCTCAGCAAGATCATTGAACTTG GAGACACAGCCTTCATCATCCTTCGCAAGCGGCCGCTCATCTTTGTGCACTGGTTCCACCACAGCACGGTGCTAGTGTTCTCAAGCTTTGGATACAAGAACAAGGTGGCTGCAGGAGGCTGGTTCATGACCATGAACTATGGTGTGCATTCCCTCATGTACACCTACTACACTCTGAAGGCTGCCAAAGTGAAGTTCCCCGGGTGGCTCCCCAGGCTCATCACCAGCCTACAGCTCCTGCAGATGCTTATGGGATCCATTGTCGTCATCCTGGCTTACACCTGGAGTCCAGAACATGGATGCCACGTTACAACGGATCAATTCTTCTGGTCCATCACCTTGTATGTGGCTTATTTCATCCTCTTTGTCCGCGTCTTCTACCAAACCTATGTAATGCCCAAAGTTAAAGCCAAGACCAAGAGCGAGTAA
- the ELOVL3 gene encoding elongation of very long chain fatty acids protein 3 isoform X2, whose amino-acid sequence MNVSEEIEELLQPYNFEMLQDIRPFLEAYWTVSFPIALVYLLLIFVGQNYMKAREGFNLQGPLILWSFCLAIFSILGTVRMWGYMWALVLRESLKQTVCFTTFLDNSVVRFWSCLFVLSKIIELGDTAFIILRKRPLIFVHWFHHSTVLVFSSFGYKNKVAAGGWFMTMNYGVHSLMYTYYTLKAAKVKFPGWLPRLITSLQLLQMLMGSIVVILAYTWSPEHGCHVTTDQFFWSITLYVAYFILFVRVFYQTYVMPKVKAKTKSE is encoded by the exons ATGAATGTTTCAGAGGAAATAGAGGAGCTACTCCAGCCCTACAACTTCGAGATGTTACAGGACATAAGGCCCTTTTTGGAGGCGTACTG GACAGTCTCGTTCCCCATAGCTCTGGTCTACCTCCTGCTCATCTTTGTGGGGCAGAACTACATGAAGGCACGGGAGGGCTTCAACCTACAGGGGCCTCTCATCCTTTGGTCCTTTTGCCTTGCGATCTTCAG TATCCTGGGGACAGTGAGGATGTGGGGCTATATGTGGGCCTTGGTACTTAGGGAGAGCCTAAAGCAAACTGTGTGCTTCACCACCTTTCTCGACAATTCCGTAGTCAGATTCTGGTCCTGCCTCTTTGTTCTCAGCAAGATCATTGAACTTG GAGACACAGCCTTCATCATCCTTCGCAAGCGGCCGCTCATCTTTGTGCACTGGTTCCACCACAGCACGGTGCTAGTGTTCTCAAGCTTTGGATACAAGAACAAGGTGGCTGCAGGAGGCTGGTTCATGACCATGAACTATGGTGTGCATTCCCTCATGTACACCTACTACACTCTGAAGGCTGCCAAAGTGAAGTTCCCCGGGTGGCTCCCCAGGCTCATCACCAGCCTACAGCTCCTGCAGATGCTTATGGGATCCATTGTCGTCATCCTGGCTTACACCTGGAGTCCAGAACATGGATGCCACGTTACAACGGATCAATTCTTCTGGTCCATCACCTTGTATGTGGCTTATTTCATCCTCTTTGTCCGCGTCTTCTACCAAACCTATGTAATGCCCAAAGTTAAAGCCAAGACCAAGAGCGAGTAA